From one Candidatus Zixiibacteriota bacterium genomic stretch:
- a CDS encoding mechanosensitive ion channel family protein — translation MWIAQVALLPEKVRLDMNIQDLWLTLKDWLLTGGVRVVVILLMMLAAMFITRLVVRRIFSVLASRQSTEEGKKRLVTLRSVVRWATSIVIITVAMMMVLPELGIQIGPILAAAGIVGLAVGFGAQQLVQDVISGFFILMENQIRVGDVVQVAGKSGLVERVTLRMTVLRDTSGSVHYVRNGQIDLVTNMTMDYSYYPIDIGVAYRENTDEVAAVAKGVAEELRNDPAFKDDILEPLEVLGVDKFADSAVIIKARIKTVPIKQWRVGREFNRRLKLAFDARGIEIPFPHVTLYIGAGKKGESAPLRVAMDGGGTVHDSGN, via the coding sequence ATGTGGATCGCACAAGTCGCTCTGCTGCCAGAGAAAGTGAGGCTCGACATGAACATACAGGATCTGTGGTTGACGTTGAAGGACTGGTTGCTGACCGGCGGTGTGCGGGTAGTTGTTATTCTGCTGATGATGCTCGCCGCGATGTTCATCACGCGACTCGTCGTGCGGCGGATTTTTTCGGTGCTGGCGTCGAGACAGTCGACAGAGGAGGGCAAGAAACGCCTCGTCACGCTGAGATCCGTCGTTCGGTGGGCGACCAGCATTGTCATCATTACCGTGGCGATGATGATGGTACTTCCGGAACTTGGAATCCAGATCGGGCCGATCCTGGCCGCCGCCGGAATCGTCGGCCTCGCGGTGGGATTCGGCGCCCAGCAGCTGGTGCAGGACGTGATAAGCGGATTTTTCATCCTCATGGAAAACCAGATCCGGGTGGGGGATGTCGTGCAGGTTGCCGGCAAAAGCGGGCTGGTCGAACGCGTGACGCTTCGCATGACCGTGCTGCGCGATACGTCCGGCAGCGTCCACTACGTGCGTAACGGGCAGATCGACCTGGTCACCAACATGACCATGGACTACTCGTATTACCCGATTGACATCGGGGTCGCGTACCGGGAGAACACCGATGAGGTCGCCGCCGTCGCGAAAGGCGTTGCCGAAGAACTGCGAAACGACCCCGCATTCAAGGACGACATACTCGAGCCGCTCGAGGTTCTCGGCGTCGACAAGTTTGCCGATTCCGCGGTGATCATCAAGGCGCGCATCAAGACCGTGCCTATTAAACAGTGGCGAGTCGGCCGCGAATTCAATCGTCGTCTCAAACTCGCATTTGACGCGCGGGGTATCGAGATACCGTTCCCGCACGTGACCCTCTACATCGGTGCGGGGAAGAAGGGCGAATCAGCGCCGCTTCGAGTCGCCATGGACGGTGGAGGAACCGTACATGATTCCGGAAACTGA
- a CDS encoding GYD domain-containing protein produces MATFIMAMTINPNAKKAHPNLSFTVSETLDVFKRNHVKVTNLFATLGRYDYLAVFDAPDQSLAFKLASDINNSGILETETWPVIPYEDFSRIIG; encoded by the coding sequence ATGGCAACCTTTATCATGGCCATGACGATCAATCCGAACGCCAAGAAAGCGCACCCCAACCTGTCTTTCACCGTCTCTGAGACTCTTGACGTTTTCAAACGGAATCACGTAAAGGTGACGAACCTGTTCGCCACGCTGGGCCGCTATGACTATCTGGCGGTGTTTGACGCCCCCGATCAAAGTCTGGCGTTTAAGCTCGCCTCGGACATCAACAACTCCGGCATTCTGGAGACCGAGACCTGGCCGGTTATTCCGTACGAGGATTTCTCGCGCATTATCGGGTAG
- a CDS encoding VanZ family protein, with the protein MTESTRRPSRTRHFLWYHLPVILYAGLIIAASSIPNLKTPEVRFLALDKLVHFIEYSLFAWITFRSFSSIGKRIPLNLAYLLTVLFVSVFAMADEYLQSFVPGRVMDVRDLVTDIGGAVLVATFFWLRARRAESANRNVSSNFGH; encoded by the coding sequence ATGACTGAATCCACTCGTCGGCCTTCCCGTACCCGCCACTTTCTCTGGTATCACCTTCCGGTGATCCTCTATGCGGGCCTTATTATCGCAGCATCATCTATACCGAACCTGAAAACCCCTGAAGTCAGGTTTCTCGCCCTCGACAAATTGGTGCACTTTATAGAGTACTCGCTTTTTGCCTGGATCACCTTCCGCTCGTTCTCCAGCATCGGGAAACGAATTCCCTTGAACCTGGCGTATCTCTTGACCGTCCTGTTCGTATCGGTGTTCGCGATGGCCGACGAGTACCTGCAGAGTTTCGTTCCCGGGCGGGTGATGGATGTGCGCGATCTGGTTACGGACATCGGCGGCGCAGTTCTTGTGGCCACATTCTTCTGGCTCCGAGCGCGTCGCGCAGAGTCTGCGAACAGAAACGTCAGTTCAAATTTCGGACACTGA
- a CDS encoding T9SS type A sorting domain-containing protein, whose product MRKLLILVAMVTLLASLAQAQEYSITLDDPTGVSNEGTIDIGTTVQFPLRWNVDGAIGGGRIAGFTNGFHVYSPGGGARWGNIVASMNPTYINAGTYVIFADTVYRPDGITPDTISFSGVSFGTGLQIPAGGFSGQVFFISVDIPNDPTIHNSVFCLDSVPSFPPTNNWKWSDGLVPANDIFPTFSGPHCYTIVDPSAPTNQAPVIGNLPDTAVTEGETLALTVTATDPDGTTPSLAALQLPAGATFDDNGDGTGSFSWVTEIGDAGVYTAIFEASDGELNDADTVQITVNALPPAVLVVEPLSFSFTAVEGGDNPGTQTLAIEEATARAVPFTVSKTNDWLTLSATDGTTPSSIQVGVDIIGLPADVYDDVIVVRSPDTEDSILVPVTLTVTAAPQFVLSPDTLYFSGVVGGDNPAGQDVLVAVEGDLAVDVTLSPLAAYIAVDPADLTTPALSSVTVDISALAEGDYFDSILVSEIAVANKDAEQIADAYVYVVTTISAAPEYILSPDTLYFTGEEGGDSPDAQDVSIAVTGDLAIATLLSTAAPYITVDPLNLTTPGVTSVSVDISTLVEGTYIDSILVAEAVPEPQEKDIEQTADAYIYVVTTILPPPPTTALVQIIHNAAGPALETVDVWVNDSLLLDNFTFRTATPFVSLPAEEQLLIEVSAFDDPTPLAIFDVTLAENQTYVFVANGVLEPAGFQANPDGVNITFTMYSIANARQVAANDSTVEFASLHGATDAPTVDITARGVATLLDDITYGEFVFYQSVPTASYILDVADSTSILASFTADLSSLGGSAAVVFASGFLTPADDQNGAPFGLFAALPNGTVIEFPPYEEPCTELLLQDSVFAFVAPQGGPATPESALLYVFGSIPGSDFDFSISGPTNDSVVSFFNATTSDSGSTVSGSAGDSIFIYVNTMSLSVGIYAFPYVVSSTDENVCEPASRDFAVLVTINEVIVPSDDTVRVVTVPAVPGMRVTVPVNFVNSCPVSMLHTQLVFNPTALYIDSVSLDASRVADEINTFNVDNNAGTLSLMTEADGGLIDIGSGNWVNLFVTVKCEAPGGFYGFVLDTSAGAENPMFVRDCGLGAEIEQTEYVGGGIVVDTVSNYVCGFVVDTAGTAIEGATVQLWGSFPFGAPLDQRFSSELGSFGFGNFTTVPFALYAFADGYYPALAENLNFGDKGIMLVLTPLPELTPTSQWVDYYCGTNTYRGQPLPIGSVVEAWVSDRGLLVGRQIVIEAGSYSFMTVYRANDQFGDDGALTGDMISFFVNGMPAIADGDVIYPAEYAEVQVCLAVGDVITQECTLQEGWNLVSWRIDTESDDLETVLGPYMDNIDVILGFERGGLTYDPDLTQFSTLWDVDHLSGYWIRVKDGMGFTLAIEGTAVPVSTPIPVTTGWNLVSYLPEMTMAPADALISLDGILLWAYGYDGGILTYSPTMPQFNTLTEMAACNGYWVKVSGNGTLVYPGASPVAFTSSYILPYESYGGRASLPTALAGRVSPTTEWVNLYSSNVTLDGASVTPGSRIEAFTADGKLVGSFDVVQPGTFGFMPVYGKTSDAEIGVEAGQSFYLEIDGARTNETFVWTGNGERIEVGALTSQSAGNNTVPETYSLAQNYPNPFNPSTVISFTMPSAGQARIDVFNILGHKVATVYDGMAAAGTTEVVWDGRAESGETVSSGVYFYRLTTDTFTDTKKMMLLK is encoded by the coding sequence ATGCGAAAACTGCTTATTCTTGTAGCTATGGTAACCCTCCTGGCGTCGCTTGCGCAGGCGCAGGAATATTCGATTACGCTGGATGATCCGACCGGCGTGTCCAATGAGGGCACGATCGATATCGGCACGACGGTGCAGTTCCCGCTTCGCTGGAACGTCGATGGGGCGATCGGCGGCGGGCGCATCGCCGGGTTTACCAACGGCTTTCATGTTTATTCGCCGGGCGGAGGAGCCCGGTGGGGCAACATTGTGGCGTCGATGAATCCCACCTATATCAATGCCGGAACGTACGTCATCTTCGCCGACACCGTATATCGCCCCGATGGGATTACGCCTGATACAATTTCGTTTTCCGGGGTGTCATTTGGCACCGGACTGCAGATTCCGGCCGGCGGATTCTCCGGCCAGGTTTTCTTCATCTCCGTCGATATTCCTAATGATCCAACCATCCACAATTCCGTTTTCTGCCTCGATTCGGTTCCGAGCTTTCCTCCGACCAACAACTGGAAGTGGAGCGACGGCTTAGTACCGGCCAACGATATTTTCCCGACTTTCTCGGGACCACACTGTTACACGATCGTCGATCCCAGCGCGCCCACCAATCAGGCGCCGGTAATCGGCAATCTGCCGGACACGGCCGTCACCGAAGGTGAGACGCTGGCGCTCACGGTCACGGCGACTGATCCCGACGGCACCACGCCGTCGCTGGCCGCCTTGCAGCTGCCGGCCGGGGCCACATTTGATGACAACGGCGACGGCACGGGGTCTTTCTCCTGGGTCACCGAGATTGGTGATGCCGGCGTGTACACCGCGATTTTCGAGGCGTCTGACGGTGAGTTGAACGATGCCGACACCGTGCAGATTACCGTCAACGCGCTGCCTCCCGCGGTTCTCGTGGTCGAGCCGCTGTCGTTCAGCTTCACGGCCGTTGAAGGCGGTGACAACCCCGGAACGCAGACGCTGGCGATTGAAGAGGCCACCGCGCGTGCCGTTCCGTTTACCGTCTCCAAGACCAACGACTGGCTCACGCTGAGCGCAACCGACGGAACCACTCCGTCATCGATACAGGTCGGAGTCGATATTATCGGTTTGCCTGCCGACGTGTACGACGATGTGATTGTGGTACGGTCGCCTGATACGGAGGATTCCATCCTGGTTCCGGTGACCCTGACCGTAACGGCGGCGCCGCAGTTCGTCCTGTCACCCGACACCCTGTATTTCAGCGGAGTCGTGGGCGGCGATAACCCGGCCGGTCAGGATGTTCTGGTGGCGGTCGAAGGAGATCTCGCGGTCGATGTGACCCTTTCGCCGCTGGCCGCGTATATCGCGGTCGACCCAGCCGACCTTACTACTCCTGCACTCTCCTCAGTCACCGTGGACATCAGTGCGCTGGCCGAGGGTGACTACTTCGACTCGATCCTGGTTTCGGAAATCGCTGTGGCCAACAAGGACGCCGAGCAGATTGCCGACGCGTACGTGTATGTCGTGACGACAATCTCGGCTGCTCCCGAATACATCCTCAGTCCCGACACCCTGTATTTCACCGGCGAAGAAGGCGGCGACAGTCCCGATGCTCAGGACGTGTCGATCGCCGTTACCGGGGATCTCGCGATAGCGACGTTGCTCAGCACGGCTGCGCCGTACATCACGGTCGATCCGTTGAATCTGACGACGCCGGGCGTAACCTCGGTTTCGGTCGACATCAGCACGCTGGTTGAAGGGACATACATCGACTCGATCCTGGTGGCGGAAGCCGTCCCCGAGCCCCAGGAGAAAGACATCGAACAGACCGCCGATGCGTACATATATGTCGTGACGACAATCCTGCCTCCGCCGCCGACAACGGCGCTGGTGCAGATTATCCACAACGCCGCCGGCCCGGCGCTCGAGACGGTAGACGTCTGGGTGAACGATTCACTGCTCCTCGACAACTTCACCTTCCGGACCGCGACACCGTTCGTCAGCCTCCCGGCCGAAGAGCAGTTGTTGATCGAGGTCTCGGCGTTCGACGACCCGACTCCCCTTGCCATTTTCGACGTCACGCTGGCGGAGAATCAGACATACGTGTTTGTCGCAAACGGCGTTCTGGAGCCGGCCGGATTCCAGGCCAATCCCGACGGAGTGAATATTACGTTCACGATGTACTCCATTGCGAACGCCCGTCAGGTTGCCGCCAATGACTCGACCGTCGAATTCGCGAGTCTGCACGGCGCGACTGACGCCCCGACCGTGGACATCACCGCGCGCGGCGTCGCCACCCTGCTTGACGACATCACCTACGGTGAGTTTGTCTTCTACCAGTCGGTCCCGACGGCCTCCTACATTCTCGACGTCGCGGACAGCACGTCCATTCTTGCCTCCTTTACGGCCGATCTTTCTTCGCTTGGTGGCAGCGCGGCGGTCGTCTTTGCGTCCGGATTCCTGACGCCGGCTGACGACCAGAACGGCGCACCCTTCGGCCTGTTTGCGGCCCTGCCGAACGGTACCGTAATCGAATTCCCGCCGTACGAAGAGCCCTGCACGGAACTGCTGCTTCAGGATTCCGTCTTCGCCTTTGTAGCTCCGCAGGGCGGACCTGCCACGCCGGAAAGTGCTCTGCTGTATGTCTTCGGCTCCATCCCCGGCAGCGACTTTGACTTCTCCATATCCGGCCCGACCAACGACTCCGTGGTCTCGTTCTTTAACGCGACGACGAGCGATTCGGGCTCGACCGTATCGGGAAGCGCCGGTGACTCGATCTTCATCTACGTAAACACCATGAGCTTGTCGGTCGGCATCTATGCGTTCCCCTACGTGGTATCGTCTACCGATGAAAACGTGTGTGAGCCGGCCTCGAGAGACTTCGCGGTTCTTGTCACTATCAACGAAGTCATAGTCCCCAGCGACGATACCGTGCGGGTGGTGACGGTCCCGGCCGTCCCGGGCATGCGCGTCACCGTCCCGGTCAACTTCGTCAACAGCTGCCCGGTGTCGATGCTCCACACGCAGCTCGTGTTTAATCCGACTGCCCTGTATATCGACTCGGTGTCTCTGGATGCGTCGCGGGTAGCGGACGAAATCAACACGTTCAATGTCGACAACAACGCCGGAACGCTCAGCCTGATGACTGAAGCCGACGGCGGACTCATTGATATCGGATCCGGCAACTGGGTGAACCTTTTTGTCACCGTCAAGTGCGAGGCTCCGGGCGGATTCTACGGATTCGTGCTCGACACGTCGGCCGGCGCTGAAAATCCGATGTTCGTGCGCGACTGCGGCCTCGGCGCTGAAATCGAACAGACCGAATATGTCGGTGGCGGCATCGTCGTCGACACCGTATCCAACTACGTCTGCGGTTTCGTGGTTGATACCGCCGGTACCGCGATCGAAGGCGCCACGGTTCAGCTCTGGGGAAGCTTCCCGTTCGGCGCACCGCTTGACCAGAGGTTCTCCTCCGAACTTGGATCGTTCGGATTCGGCAACTTCACGACCGTCCCGTTCGCCCTCTATGCGTTTGCCGACGGGTACTACCCGGCTCTGGCCGAGAACCTGAACTTCGGCGACAAGGGCATCATGCTTGTCCTCACGCCGCTGCCGGAGCTCACCCCGACATCGCAGTGGGTCGATTACTACTGCGGTACCAATACCTATCGCGGTCAGCCGCTGCCGATCGGCTCCGTGGTTGAGGCGTGGGTCTCCGATCGTGGCCTGCTGGTCGGCCGTCAGATCGTCATCGAAGCCGGCTCGTACTCCTTCATGACGGTGTACCGTGCCAACGATCAGTTTGGCGACGACGGCGCCCTGACCGGCGATATGATCAGCTTCTTCGTCAACGGTATGCCCGCGATTGCCGACGGCGACGTGATCTATCCGGCGGAGTACGCCGAGGTACAGGTCTGTCTTGCGGTTGGCGATGTCATCACGCAGGAATGCACGCTGCAGGAGGGCTGGAACCTCGTCAGCTGGCGCATCGATACTGAGTCCGACGACCTCGAAACCGTCCTCGGTCCGTATATGGACAATATCGACGTCATCCTCGGCTTCGAGCGCGGCGGTCTAACCTACGATCCGGACCTCACACAGTTCTCGACCCTGTGGGATGTCGATCACCTGAGCGGCTACTGGATCCGCGTCAAAGACGGCATGGGCTTCACCCTCGCTATCGAAGGCACGGCGGTTCCGGTAAGCACGCCGATCCCGGTCACCACCGGATGGAACCTCGTCAGCTACCTGCCTGAGATGACGATGGCCCCGGCCGATGCGCTCATATCGCTCGACGGCATCCTGCTCTGGGCGTATGGCTACGACGGCGGTATTCTGACCTATTCGCCGACCATGCCCCAGTTCAACACCCTGACCGAAATGGCCGCCTGCAACGGCTACTGGGTGAAGGTCTCCGGTAACGGTACGCTGGTGTACCCGGGCGCTTCGCCGGTCGCATTTACATCATCGTACATCCTGCCGTACGAAAGCTACGGCGGCCGTGCGTCGCTGCCGACCGCTCTCGCCGGCCGCGTCAGCCCGACCACCGAATGGGTCAACCTGTACTCGTCGAACGTGACGCTCGACGGCGCCTCGGTTACTCCCGGTTCGCGAATCGAGGCCTTTACCGCCGACGGCAAGCTGGTCGGTTCCTTTGACGTCGTCCAGCCCGGCACCTTCGGCTTCATGCCCGTCTACGGCAAGACCTCGGACGCCGAAATCGGCGTCGAAGCCGGACAGTCGTTCTATCTTGAGATCGACGGCGCCCGGACCAACGAGACGTTTGTCTGGACCGGCAACGGCGAGCGGATCGAGGTGGGCGCGCTGACCTCGCAGTCGGCGGGCAACAACACCGTTCCGGAAACCTACTCGCTGGCCCAGAACTATCCGAACCCGTTCAACCCGTCGACGGTGATCAGCTTCACGATGCCGTCCGCCGGCCAGGCTCGGATCGACGTCTTCAATATCCTCGGTCACAAGGTCGCCACGGTCTATGACGGCATGGCGGCGGCCGGTACCACCGAGGTGGTCTGGGATGGTCGCGCCGAGAGCGGCGAAACGGTTTCGTCGGGGGTGTACTTCTACCGCCTGACGACCGATACCTTTACTGATACCAAGAAGATGATGCTTCTGAAATAA
- the corA gene encoding magnesium/cobalt transporter CorA — protein MIPETDPTEPARALNSQTRKKRHRAGRPAARRKVGMEPGSLVYVGEPREGEASITIVDVDQADFSVRQAVQASDTFTCRDSAPTSWIRVVGVHDTRTVGQIGSHFQIHALTIEDALNTNVRPRFEDVGEYLSVVAKTLAYDSESKLLTTRQVTVVWGRSWVISFEEGPDSIFAPIQDRIERLGQRQRMHQSDYLAYALLDLIVDQYYLAFEQLGDQIEDIEDSLVQGADRDRLADILDVKRALALIRRAVWPMRETIGMLERADSALIRAETRVYLRDLYEHSLVSLDTVESLRETVSGMLDIYLTSVSNRMNAVMKVLTIIATIFIPLGFLASVYGMNFDRAVSPFNMPELGWRYGYPLFWVLVALVGGGSLVWFWRKKWL, from the coding sequence ATGATTCCGGAAACTGATCCGACAGAGCCGGCCCGCGCGCTCAACAGCCAGACGCGCAAGAAGCGTCATCGTGCCGGGCGGCCGGCAGCGCGGCGCAAAGTCGGCATGGAGCCCGGCTCGCTCGTGTACGTGGGCGAGCCGCGCGAGGGTGAGGCATCGATCACCATCGTAGACGTAGACCAGGCCGATTTCTCCGTCCGGCAGGCGGTGCAGGCGTCCGATACATTCACGTGCCGGGACAGCGCACCCACCAGCTGGATTCGTGTGGTCGGCGTCCACGACACGCGAACAGTGGGGCAAATCGGCTCGCACTTCCAGATTCACGCGCTGACGATCGAGGATGCGCTCAACACGAACGTGCGGCCCCGGTTCGAAGACGTCGGCGAGTATTTGTCGGTCGTGGCCAAGACGCTCGCCTACGACAGTGAGTCGAAACTGCTGACGACCCGGCAGGTGACCGTGGTCTGGGGCCGATCGTGGGTGATTTCGTTCGAGGAAGGCCCCGATAGCATCTTCGCGCCCATTCAGGATCGGATAGAACGGCTCGGGCAACGTCAGCGGATGCATCAGAGCGACTACCTCGCCTATGCGCTGCTCGACCTGATTGTCGACCAGTACTATCTCGCGTTCGAGCAACTCGGCGACCAGATCGAGGACATCGAAGACAGCCTGGTGCAGGGCGCGGACCGCGACCGGCTGGCCGACATTCTCGACGTCAAGCGGGCGCTTGCCTTGATTCGTCGCGCGGTGTGGCCCATGCGGGAGACGATCGGGATGCTGGAACGCGCCGACTCGGCGCTTATCCGCGCGGAGACGAGGGTTTATCTTCGCGACCTCTACGAACATTCCCTTGTGTCGCTCGACACCGTAGAGTCGCTACGGGAGACGGTCTCGGGCATGCTCGACATCTACCTCACCAGTGTCAGCAACCGGATGAACGCCGTGATGAAGGTGCTGACGATTATCGCGACCATCTTCATCCCGCTGGGGTTTCTGGCGAGCGTGTACGGAATGAATTTCGACCGGGCTGTCAGTCCGTTCAACATGCCCGAGCTGGGATGGCGCTACGGTTACCCGTTGTTCTGGGTGCTGGTCGCACTCGTGGGTGGCGGGTCGCTGGTGTGGTTCTGGCGGAAGAAGTGGTTGTAG
- a CDS encoding DUF4412 domain-containing protein, translating to MSRFTGTVVVRVAMFAALICALAGAASADIYMVQVHHTPELQMMGQTQPARTDTGSVWVTSDKVASLTGDNTSIIVRADLGKMYMIDHGAKKYTELPVNFNDMVDSIMAEAAEDSDDAQLAQAKEMMKQMMGEVKMTVTPTDSTQKIRDWDTRKYVAEITMSMGTTVSDMWVTKDVDINYEALWSATNAMLAILPGFDDMIAKMKAIEGMPVRTITTTTMMGQKMTSTFEVIELSTKDAPAGIYEVPEGYTKESFGKSMPGMGE from the coding sequence ATGTCACGCTTTACGGGAACCGTAGTTGTGCGCGTTGCCATGTTTGCGGCGCTGATCTGCGCCCTGGCCGGTGCCGCATCGGCCGACATCTACATGGTGCAGGTGCATCATACGCCGGAATTGCAGATGATGGGACAGACCCAGCCTGCGCGGACCGATACCGGTTCGGTATGGGTCACCAGTGACAAAGTGGCGTCGCTGACCGGCGACAACACGTCGATTATCGTTCGCGCTGATCTTGGCAAGATGTACATGATCGATCACGGCGCCAAGAAGTACACGGAACTGCCGGTCAATTTCAATGACATGGTCGATTCCATAATGGCCGAGGCTGCGGAAGACTCCGACGACGCTCAGCTCGCTCAGGCTAAAGAGATGATGAAACAGATGATGGGCGAAGTCAAGATGACCGTTACCCCGACCGATTCAACGCAGAAAATTCGCGACTGGGACACCCGCAAGTATGTCGCCGAGATCACGATGTCCATGGGGACCACCGTCTCGGACATGTGGGTAACCAAAGACGTCGACATCAACTACGAGGCGCTGTGGTCCGCGACCAACGCCATGCTCGCCATCCTGCCGGGATTCGATGATATGATCGCAAAGATGAAGGCCATCGAGGGCATGCCGGTGAGAACCATCACGACCACCACCATGATGGGCCAGAAAATGACCAGCACCTTTGAGGTGATTGAGCTATCGACCAAGGACGCTCCCGCCGGCATTTACGAAGTTCCCGAGGGCTACACCAAGGAGAGCTTTGGAAAGTCGATGCCGGGTATGGGCGAGTAA
- a CDS encoding T9SS type A sorting domain-containing protein, with amino-acid sequence MKQLLFKTFLVGVLLATGSAVQAQIITTPFFNNFYSGNTTYNGNPVPVGSIIDAFDPDGVLCGRFIVHTAGSYGFMPVYGDDSNTPLEDEGAEAGDSITFMVNGRQAVVTGDPTWTNQANDEVDLNVASAIISLTAVDMPLDAAGRWEDTVRFQVGIRNDGDGLDFYGVTASADQSLWDVLIPDSNFYNGVGETTYVYFDVDMDWADVPDDTVGVISFEVFSKIDTTQRVIGSVNLILSVTDVDDDHQSTLPNGFTLYQNYPNPFNPTTTIAFALPSKSPVRLEIYNVLGQAVDHRELGTMSAGDHEVEYDASRLSSGVYFYRLVTGDASLSRKMLLLK; translated from the coding sequence GTGAAACAACTGCTATTCAAAACGTTCCTGGTCGGAGTGCTCCTGGCGACAGGGTCGGCCGTTCAGGCACAGATAATCACGACGCCGTTCTTCAACAACTTCTACAGCGGCAACACGACCTACAACGGCAACCCGGTTCCGGTTGGTTCGATAATCGACGCGTTCGACCCCGACGGGGTACTGTGCGGAAGATTTATCGTGCATACGGCCGGAAGCTACGGGTTTATGCCGGTGTACGGCGACGATTCCAACACGCCGCTCGAGGATGAAGGCGCGGAAGCCGGCGATTCCATCACGTTCATGGTGAACGGCCGCCAGGCGGTCGTAACCGGCGACCCCACCTGGACGAACCAGGCGAATGACGAGGTCGACCTGAACGTGGCCTCCGCGATTATCAGCCTCACCGCGGTCGATATGCCGCTCGACGCGGCCGGACGCTGGGAAGACACGGTCCGCTTCCAGGTCGGCATCCGCAATGACGGCGACGGCCTCGACTTCTACGGCGTGACCGCCTCGGCCGACCAGTCCCTGTGGGACGTACTCATCCCGGACTCCAACTTCTATAACGGCGTCGGTGAAACCACCTATGTCTATTTCGATGTCGATATGGACTGGGCCGATGTGCCCGACGACACGGTTGGGGTGATCTCGTTCGAAGTCTTCTCGAAGATCGATACCACCCAGCGAGTCATCGGCTCGGTGAACCTGATCCTGTCGGTGACCGACGTGGACGACGATCATCAGTCGACCCTGCCGAACGGCTTCACGCTCTACCAGAACTACCCGAACCCGTTCAACCCGACGACGACGATCGCGTTTGCGCTGCCGTCGAAATCTCCTGTCCGGCTCGAAATCTACAACGTCCTCGGACAGGCGGTTGACCATCGGGAGCTGGGAACGATGTCGGCCGGCGACCACGAGGTGGAGTACGATGCTTCGCGGCTGTCCAGTGGTGTGTATTTCTACCGGCTGGTGACCGGCGATGCGTCGCTGAGTCGGAAGATGCTCCTGCTCAAATAA
- a CDS encoding Stp1/IreP family PP2C-type Ser/Thr phosphatase, whose translation MKNDKEFHVPLSLQVAGKSDRGLVRQGNEDSLSIDKRNNVYAVCDGMGGHQAGEVASRLAVETIEAAFNAFAREMLSDPGLALGRTLPAQAELLVKAIRLANRAIHNAARADTGKAGMGTTVVATAFEADIMSVAHVGDSRAYKLLPDRLQPLTEDHSWVAEIQHTQNLSKEEADNLVGKNIITRALGVKELVEVDLSIVKVRPGDTFILCSDGLCGYADDDEIFQVAHAANDDINRITGDLIQMANDRGGMDNVTVITIRVAHAEDSPLPDLEKITLPGESANLLSHEDEWLQKLAEAKKKASDDTETVALAADNKANPLLLIGIFAAFIIIAAAIIYLTQRPH comes from the coding sequence ATGAAGAACGATAAGGAATTCCACGTGCCGCTGAGCCTTCAGGTTGCAGGAAAATCCGATCGTGGTCTCGTTCGCCAGGGCAATGAAGATTCACTTTCGATAGACAAACGCAACAACGTCTACGCAGTATGCGACGGCATGGGCGGCCATCAGGCCGGCGAGGTCGCCTCGCGGCTCGCCGTCGAGACGATCGAGGCCGCGTTTAACGCCTTCGCGCGGGAGATGCTCAGCGACCCCGGACTCGCACTCGGCCGCACCCTGCCGGCTCAGGCCGAACTGCTCGTCAAAGCCATACGGCTCGCCAACCGGGCGATTCACAACGCCGCGCGCGCCGATACCGGCAAGGCGGGGATGGGCACCACCGTCGTCGCGACCGCCTTCGAAGCCGATATCATGTCGGTCGCGCACGTCGGCGACAGCCGCGCCTATAAGCTGCTGCCCGACCGCCTCCAGCCGCTGACCGAAGATCACTCCTGGGTGGCCGAAATCCAGCACACCCAGAATCTCTCGAAAGAGGAAGCCGATAACCTGGTCGGCAAAAACATCATCACCCGCGCGCTCGGCGTCAAAGAACTCGTCGAAGTCGATCTCTCGATCGTCAAAGTTCGCCCCGGCGACACGTTTATCCTGTGTTCCGACGGCCTGTGCGGATATGCCGACGACGATGAAATCTTCCAGGTCGCCCATGCCGCCAACGACGACATCAACCGGATCACCGGTGATCTGATCCAGATGGCGAACGATCGCGGCGGGATGGACAACGTCACCGTTATCACGATCCGGGTCGCCCACGCCGAGGACTCTCCGCTGCCGGATCTCGAGAAAATCACCCTGCCGGGCGAGTCGGCGAACCTCTTGTCGCACGAGGACGAGTGGTTGCAGAAACTGGCCGAGGCTAAAAAAAAAGCCTCTGACGATACTGAGACCGTAGCGCTGGCGGCCGACAACAAGGCCAACCCGCTGCTCTTGATCGGGATATTCGCGGCGTTTATTATCATCGCGGCCGCGATCATCTACCTGACCCAGCGACCCCACTGA